The window AACCAATGGCAGCTACACACACTAGTATATGTAATGATACTTATAAGAATAAAAGGTTCAATGGTAGTGCCTATAACCATTATTAAAGGAGCTGTGGCTAAAGGAGCAGgtgattatattatgattattataacatTTAGATTTATTTATTACTATTCCCTGATTTCATGTTGAAAATTATAACAAATGTTTTTGTGAATTAAGTTTGTTTGGATGGAAGCCCACCTGCATACCAGTTTGATGCAGGTTTTGGAGATGGTCTCAACAATTGGCTAGTTCACATACAGGTTGCTAGCTATCTATATCAATTTTCTTATAATACACATGTAGTACGAACACGTATATTTTGTGTATTCATCCTATatttcatatatcatatatcatgttAGGGTGGAGGGTGGTGCAATTCGGTAGAAGACTGTCAAACACGCACAAATAGTCAATTAGGTTCGTCGAAGAACATGAAGAGTTCTGACATTTACTTCACTGGAATTTTAAGCAACAAGCAAGAATTAAATCCAAGTGAGAACTATGTATCTTGTTAATTCCTGTCCATATTTAGATTTCGTTACATATTTGTTATGAATGCGTTGAATTGTTGATTAATTTGTTATGCTAGATTTCTACAACTGGAATAGGATCGCGATGAGGTACTGTGATGGATCATCATTTACCGGAGATATAGAAACAGTTGATTCTGTAAGttcaatatagatatatatttaattGCATAAACATCAGAAGAATGTATTGTGGTTTGCGTTTCGATATCGTCACAAGAGGTCTTAGATTCAAACCTTACTTGCAGTACATTTTAGGCGGTTAGGGAAAGGGTCGTAAACACTCACACCAGTGGCGGTACTTAGTGGTACCCGGAGGGGGCACGCAACCCACATGCGAAAAAAAAATTAgtgtcatatttttataatttttagggGTAAATTTTTTTAATACTATTCGCCCCTCTAATCATTATTTCGTCCTCATGTTACGATCTTCAAGTTTCACCACTGATTCATAGGGTAACCCGATTAGACCACAGAGCATTTATCATCCTCAAATTACTTGAATAATGATAATCTTATCcgcttatttatttatttcttgctCGAAATTGGCATAGTTTATAAACTGCAATCTTTAATGAAAGTTGGTCTATCATTATGGTTATAATTAGTTGTTTTAAATTGATGCCAACTTCTTATGCATGACTAATGTTAACCAATGACAACAAATATTTTAAAGTCTATTAATTTCAATGAAAACAAGTTATGTAACATGTGACTTTGAATTTATCCCCACAACTCTTAGAAAATAAAGATGTTTTCTTGACAGCTACTTTGAACATTTAACTAACATTTATCCTAAATGACAATACACCTTGTAAAACATGTGACTGTTTTTTCATCATCACAACTTTTGAAATGTGACATTTTCTAATGACAACAATTGGTTCTTACCCAACATTTGTTTAGTTTTCACAAATAACAGATTCTatgtttaatattattttttttaacaaaaagaAGGATCTAATACTTGAATTTGTCTTTATTTCAAGGTTACAAATCTTCATTTTAGGGGTGCAAGAGTCTTCAATGTGATTATGGAGGAGTTACTTGGAAAATTAGGAATGAATAACTCTGCATCAAATGTAGCATCCCTAATTAACTACAAGCTCATTGTACACTTGTTGGCTGTTGCTTTCTAATTTACGACTCTAAGATTCGATGAATATGCAGGCCCTTTTGTCGGGGTCTTCGGCTGGTGGATTGGCTTCTATACATCATTGTGACAAGTTCAGAACTTTTTTTCCAACAAAAACTCGTGTGAAATGCTTTGCTGACGCTGGTTATTTCGCTCATGTGTAAGTTCATCATCAAGCATATTATCATATATGTGCGAAATTTATAAAATTATGTCTTCTGCTAACCATATATAGCTCACATTTTGGTTAattataaaacatgaatgttaacacCTCATTAATTTGCACTTGACAGAAAAGACCTCAATAATGATTATAGGTTTGAGAGATACTACGATCAAATCGTTACATTACATGTACGATTTCTCACTCTTCCTAGTATTCCTTCTTGATATGTATATGAATTGATGTCATTGCAAATCATACAAAGTCGAAGTAAGCTAAACATTCTTTTGTGCTTATAGGGATTGTCAAAGAATTTGCATCCAAAATGCATTTCAAGAAAGAACCCCAATTTGGTAAAGCAATCCTAACTATCTCATGACTATAAACGGTTGATCGGATAAGGTTTTTCCAATTCATGTTACccgaaaaatataattatatactgTTGAATATAAAAAAGGGTAtaaggtagaaggttttccctgttcgacTACCCGGGCGGGCGAGTAATCTGGcctcatactctgatgtacgcagcccaACATGATTACTCTATGGTTGTTTCCAACTCATCCCTGACCACCACTAGATATTCGTCCTAGATAGGATTCGAACCGTTTGAATATAATTGTCATAAAATGAAATTGCAGTGTTTCTACCCACAGTATGCTATGCCTTATGTCAAAACACCTGTATTCATATTGCAGTCTACATATGACACATTTCAGGTTAGCTTGATCTTTCATAATCCCCGAGTTAACTTTATTAATTACATCTTATGCTTGTTCGTTACCTTGATTTTATATATTAAAGATCCAAAACATCTTGGCCTCACAAGGAGCGGATCCAAATGGACTATATACTAGATGCAGGCAAGATATAAATGCATGCTCATCTGATCAAATCCAAAGACTACAAGGTTAATTAACGAGCATCATATTTTCTTTACTTTTGAGATTTTTTGGACTTGGTTTCAGTTAATATGAAACATAAGATAGTTGACACACCTTGTTCATGTCATTTGTGTTTAGATTTTCGATATGCTTTTTTGGAAGCGTTATCGGTAGTTGGAAAAGATGTGTCAAGAGGATGGTTTGTTAACAATTGTTTCACTCATGGCCAATGCGAATTCCAGGCCAAGTGGTTAGGAAACTCTTCTTCAAAATTGAACCATATGGTAAAATATCTTAACTGATTTCtctcacatacatatataataattcaaAAGGTTTTGTTCCGGAAATGCTAGTAGGCCCACGTCAGACAACCCCATTCCTAACACGTGAGAGGTAAATCgagctaactttttttttttttttttgaaaggccaatAAAATTTTATTAGAAACAGAAAAAGAGTACATCTTGAGAAATAAATTACAAAGAGCAAAAAGAAACTCGAAAAGCTTATGAAAATACAACTACTCGACAATCTAGGCAGCTACATACAAACTCGAGGAAAACAACGCGGAGAGTAAGCTTTACAAGAGGGAGTGGTTAAGAAGATGAATAATTTTGCAGGAAAAAGCCATTGTCTCTCTACCTCTATCATGGACCGGAGACAACTTGTGAAAAACAAGCCGGGGAATGAAACTGAACACAGTACTGATCAATGTCAGCGACAAAGCATCTAGTACATGCCCCACTTAGCCCCGAGACACGAAGAGGGCGGGAGAACCCGGCATAAAAAACTGCACTTAACCGATTCCTTCTTTAGAATGGAGTCCATCATAAAATCTTGGATTCGAAGACCACTTTAGCCAATCTAAATTTCCTTTCTTCCACCTGCTATTAATCCATTCGAAGCTTTTTGTTTGAATATCTGAAATAATCTTGGAGGAATTAGAATTGTTTTTACCAAAGACACGGTCGTTACAGTGTAGCCAAATACAGTAGCAAGTGATCCAAACGATAGCTTGCCAAATTGTCTTCCCAAAGTGGAGTTTAATTGGCTGTTATGGCATGATTCGAGGTCccggatgaaaggacccgtcctaatccatccgaacgaagtccatatcgattataaacgattcacaacagttgatttcatcgcgaggtacttgacctctatatgatacattttacaaacattgcattcgtttttgaaaagacaatctttcattacatcgaaagttgacaacatgcataccatttcataatatatcttactataattgacttaataataaacttgatgaactcaacgactagaatgcaacgtcttttgaaatatgtcatgaatgactccaagtaatatctctaagatg of the Rutidosis leptorrhynchoides isolate AG116_Rl617_1_P2 chromosome 5, CSIRO_AGI_Rlap_v1, whole genome shotgun sequence genome contains:
- the LOC139850033 gene encoding pectin acetylesterase 8-like, with translation MYPSLNILQLLGLKYNTMKISKVRLNQWQLHTLVYVMILIRIKGSMVVPITIIKGAVAKGAVCLDGSPPAYQFDAGFGDGLNNWLVHIQGGGWCNSVEDCQTRTNSQLGSSKNMKSSDIYFTGILSNKQELNPNFYNWNRIAMRYCDGSSFTGDIETVDSVTNLHFRGARVFNVIMEELLGKLGMNNSASNALLSGSSAGGLASIHHCDKFRTFFPTKTRVKCFADAGYFAHVKDLNNDYRFERYYDQIVTLHGLSKNLHPKCISRKNPNLCFYPQYAMPYVKTPVFILQSTYDTFQIQNILASQGADPNGLYTRCRQDINACSSDQIQRLQDFRYAFLEALSVVGKDVSRGWFVNNCFTHGQCEFQAKWLGNSSSKLNHMANKILLETEKEYILRNKLQRAKRNSKSL